A genomic region of Nostoc sp. UHCC 0702 contains the following coding sequences:
- the eno gene encoding phosphopyruvate hydratase — protein sequence MSNILDTAIEAIAAREILDSRGRPTIEAEVHLANGAVGLAQVPSGASTGTFEAHELRDGDKSRYGGKGVLQAVQNVNEVFAPKLLNLDALNQELIDRTMIALDGSGNKSNLGANAILAVSLAAAKAGAESLAIPLYRYLGGPLANLLPVPLMNVINGGAHAANNVDFQEFMIVPVGAPSFKEALRWGAEVFATLSKVLDDKGLLTGVGDEGGFAPNLESNQVALELLVAAIEKAGYKPGEQVALALDVAASEFYKDGQYVYDGKPHAPTEFIDYLGQLVDQYPIVSIEDGLHEEDWQNWQLLTQKLGSRVQLVGDDLFVTNATRLQKGIQEKAGNAILIKLNQIGSLTETLETIDLATRNGFRSVISHRSGETEDTTIADLSVATRAGQIKTGSLCRSERVAKYNRLLRIEDELGDRALYAGAVGLGPK from the coding sequence ATGAGTAACATTCTAGATACTGCAATTGAAGCGATCGCTGCTCGTGAAATTCTTGATTCACGAGGTAGACCGACAATTGAAGCCGAAGTGCATTTGGCTAATGGTGCTGTGGGACTAGCACAGGTTCCCAGTGGTGCCTCTACTGGCACTTTTGAAGCCCATGAACTGCGGGACGGCGATAAAAGTCGTTACGGAGGTAAGGGAGTACTCCAGGCGGTGCAAAATGTCAATGAGGTATTTGCACCAAAATTATTAAATTTGGATGCCCTCAACCAAGAACTCATCGACCGGACAATGATTGCCTTGGATGGTTCTGGCAACAAATCTAATTTAGGTGCTAATGCGATTCTAGCTGTTTCCCTTGCAGCTGCCAAAGCTGGTGCTGAATCTTTGGCTATTCCCTTGTATCGCTATTTAGGCGGCCCTTTAGCGAATTTGTTACCAGTACCGTTGATGAATGTGATTAACGGTGGGGCGCACGCTGCAAACAATGTGGATTTTCAAGAGTTTATGATTGTCCCCGTCGGCGCACCTTCTTTTAAGGAAGCGTTACGCTGGGGCGCGGAGGTGTTTGCTACTCTCAGCAAAGTATTGGATGATAAGGGTTTACTGACTGGCGTAGGCGATGAAGGCGGCTTTGCTCCTAACTTGGAGTCTAATCAGGTAGCTTTAGAGTTATTGGTGGCTGCCATTGAAAAGGCTGGTTACAAGCCAGGAGAACAAGTTGCTTTGGCGTTGGATGTGGCAGCTAGCGAGTTTTACAAAGATGGGCAGTATGTCTACGATGGGAAACCTCACGCTCCTACAGAGTTTATTGATTACTTAGGGCAATTGGTTGACCAGTATCCCATTGTGTCAATTGAGGATGGGTTGCACGAGGAAGATTGGCAAAATTGGCAATTGCTGACCCAAAAGTTAGGTTCACGGGTGCAGTTAGTTGGTGATGACTTGTTTGTGACTAATGCTACCCGCTTACAAAAAGGCATTCAGGAAAAAGCTGGTAACGCCATTTTGATTAAACTTAATCAAATTGGTTCACTCACGGAGACTTTGGAAACCATTGATTTGGCAACTCGCAACGGTTTTCGGTCAGTGATTAGCCATCGTTCAGGTGAAACTGAAGACACAACCATTGCTGACTTATCCGTAGCTACACGTGCAGGTCAAATCAAGACAGGTTCTCTGTGTCGTAGTGAACGAGTCGCAAAATACAACCGCTTGCTACGAATTGAGGATGAACTAGGCGATCGCGCCCTGTATGCTGGTGCTGTGGGATTAGGGCCGAAGTAG
- the gloA gene encoding lactoylglutathione lyase has translation MRLLHTMLRVGNLEESLKFYCELLGMKLLRRKDYPGGEFTLAFIGYGDETDNTVLELTYNWGVEKYELGNAYGHIALGVDDIYATCEEIKNHGGKVVREPGPMKHGSTVIAFIEDPDGYKVELIQLGTQGSQEKPAAQEQLVNE, from the coding sequence ATGCGATTACTACACACAATGCTACGGGTAGGCAACCTTGAAGAGTCTTTGAAATTTTACTGCGAACTCCTGGGAATGAAATTACTGCGACGAAAAGATTATCCAGGGGGAGAATTTACCTTGGCTTTTATCGGCTACGGCGATGAAACTGACAACACAGTGCTAGAACTCACTTACAACTGGGGAGTGGAAAAATACGAATTAGGTAATGCTTACGGTCACATTGCCCTTGGTGTTGATGATATTTATGCTACCTGTGAAGAAATCAAAAATCATGGTGGGAAAGTAGTGCGGGAACCAGGGCCGATGAAACATGGTTCGACAGTAATTGCTTTCATCGAAGATCCAGATGGTTACAAAGTTGAACTGATTCAACTGGGAACTCAAGGATCTCAGGAGAAACCAGCAGCACAAGAGCAACTTGTGAATGAATAA